The genomic segment TTCGTAACGGGCGGCCATCCAGCTTTCGCCGGCTTCTTCCACCAGCTTCTTGCCGATGCCGTGAGCACCCTTCTTAAACAGTTCGGTAGTGCTCTTGCCTTCGGGCATGGTTCTCTTGCGCTCGCAAACCAGCGCGTAGATTTCTTCAAACGTCATAGTTGACCTCGTTTAGAATTTTATACGGGAGAAAAGATAAAAAATCTATATTGCGTCTGTATGC from the Fibrobacter sp. genome contains:
- the hisE gene encoding phosphoribosyl-ATP diphosphatase; translated protein: MTFEEIYALVCERKRTMPEGKSTTELFKKGAHGIGKKLVEEAGESWMAARYETRDDQCLELSQVLYYVACMMAEKGLTLEEVYAKL